A genomic stretch from Microcebus murinus isolate Inina chromosome 19, M.murinus_Inina_mat1.0, whole genome shotgun sequence includes:
- the SLX4 gene encoding structure-specific endonuclease subunit SLX4 isoform X2 produces the protein MMDESDEDFKELCSSFFQRVKKNGTKDVLGERKAKKASNSTQIRGKLKRTKQAATKSKNLQGPAEKKPRSGSQAPRTKKQGTIKLQASETAVTVNGEGGVLAPAPNQPVLWERAQTTQTESTSNSNSQPPPSCLTTASPSPSKPRTAELVLQRMQQFKRADPERLKHVLEECSFELASEENVPKGPQEETVSGNGHGSGLPATESDAAVALALQQEFARGGAAAHDDSLEEKGLFFCQICQKDLSAMNVARREQHVNRCLDEAEKAPRPSMPQIPECPICGKPFLTLKSRISHLKQCAVKMEVGPQLLLQAVRLQTARPEGGGSPPASSSSSHVGGVKRKGATNKKEPQKRQKVDEAPCEDLLVAMALSRSEMEQCPAVPALKLESAFSARIRPGAEKKSRKKKTLVSPPRLLVQDSETTGRQIQERVALLLSEEAELSSTPRLPPSRVLKEELEKASWCLPPPEGKQNFLWEGSALTGSWAMESFYTASLVPPLVPQQPASGLTQKPVVPLVPPEQSEPGVGRPPALHSTPSVGCSPGDPSPSASQREHQALQDLVDLAREGLSASPLPGSGHLAVLGGTTGLDLVPSDLPLTGFVLPPEEKHLEREESHASLSLGLLVADFGAMVNNPHLSDVQFQMDSGEVLHAHKFVLYARCPLLSQYVNNEGFSAVEEGVLTQRVLLSDMSTEAALAFLHYLYTADTGLPPHLAPELSSLALRFGMSELALLCEQVPLRTDSEGAQWEEKEEKNCESRAENFQELLRSVWVDEEEEAETLLKSKGHKDDREKVNEAEMEEIYEFAATQRKLLQGARIPDVDEDTDHHEDSPVSGHILARVQVNERLEKAENMESSEPGREEAPTNWENVRPLQRQPSDREGGTETHEQDAPMEAGGHSGSYSPPGGCPLPHVEDAHDDEQLFASTPGEFSELSRITSDPEEQGGAVRERGREIPAPQQVPPAHPCCFLSQPPRGGSSSRSHLHLHHTSGWSPSTPQSHSGVSHVASPKSPSPAVLSKQKRDSSVLTLFKEPGHQKGKECSSMLERKNKGVLISPEKSLSIDLTQTKPDRLSPRSQNSASNVSKEDDIILLLDSDEEMELEQTKIKSVSSDPQEEKKVLDISPKSSELFSVIDVDADQERSQSPPGREAEPQQEAAKRGPMSIRGTPWLFGDRESSPDEDSTTDSSWLVPATPLASRSRDRSSQTQITSLRARTSGDEATLHVPAASLGNREGKEAAQALSVIVPQTLSSCRVPSTPGTSHSRRQVHRSPSRAHPGHCKLSSPLAARPTSGGHVRLSGQFPRRSPGPSLLRTATVSEVVEVKDSEDEQEVASHQAHSSPLLDSDPPVPLDDCCWQVEPLSPIPIDRLNLEQTGPLSTSSPNSRVREALDGSDGHSPGLLGSTPIRGSCAAQRKPPEKSSWAGSPGSSRLSFLNSALWDDWDEEEQKSPEALPVSEPLSPGPAQRPEESETPSANQKKNLPPKVPITPMPRYSIMETPVLKKELDRFGVRPLPKRQMVLKLKEIFQYTHQTLESDSDDEIPSSQVPRREAPPSQTHTPDTHKPSRTGAQAQQEATVGPVPQRSKGPAKTKGPRRRKQQPSGSVPPLSTSPAKEAPPGPGGNTQLPASQESVATSVDGSDSSFSSQSSSSCEFGAAFECAGEDEEGEEGVSASQAASRAADTEEAVRRYIRSQPALYRKVLLYQPFELGELQAELKQNGIRVATGKLLDFLDAHCITFTTAAARKEKLQGKRRHPVGRKKGQRN, from the exons ATGATGGATGAGTCCGATGAGGATTTTAAAGAACTTTGCTCCAGCTTTTTCCAAAGGGTGAAAAAAAATGGAACCAAGGATGTGTTAGGAGAAAGGAAGGCAAAAAAAGCCTCAAACAGCACTCAGATAAGAGGCAAATTGAAAAGGACCAAACAAGCTGCTACCAAGAGCAAAAACCTTCAGGGCCCTGCAGAGAAGAAACCTCGGTCTGGCAGCCAGGCCCCTAGGACTAAAAAGCAAGGGACAATCAAGTTGCAAGCAAGTGAAACGGCTGTCACTGTGAATGGGGAGGGAGGTGTGCTTGCCCCTGCTCCAAATCAGCCTGTGCTCTGGGAAAGAGCACAGACCACTCAGACAG AGAGTACTTCCAACAGCAACTCTCAGCCACCTCCTTCCTGTTTGACGACAGCGTCACCAAGTCCCTCCAAACCCCGCACGGCAGAGCTGGTCCTACAGCGAATGCAGCAGTTCAAGAGAGCAGACCCCGAGCGTTTGAAACATGTTTTGGAAGAGTGCTCCTTTGAATTGGCATCAGAAGAAAATGTCCCAAAGGGCCCTCAAGAGGAGACAGTGTCAGGGAACG GACACGGGTCTGGGCTCCCTGCCACAGAGAGCGATGCTGCTGTGGCCTTGGCGCTGCAGCAGGAGTTTGCACGGGGAGGAGCGGCTGCGCACGACGACAGCCTGGAGGAAAAGGGGTTGTTCTTCTGCCAGATCTGTCAAAAGGACCTCTCAGCCATGAACGTGGCACGGAGGGAGCAGCACGTGAACAG GTGCTTGGATGAAGCTGAAAAGGCACCGAGACCATCCATGCCTCAGATCCCCGAATGCCCGATTTGTGGCAAACCGTTTCTCACCTTAAAGAGCAGAATCAGTCACTTGAAACAGTGTGCAGTGAAGATGGAGGTCGGCCCCCAACTCCTGCTGCAGGCCGTGCGGCTGCAGACAGCTCGGCCCGAGGGGGGCGGCAGCCCACCAGCATCTAG CTCCAGCAGTCACGTTGGGGGTGTGAAACGGAAAGGAGCCACCAACAAGAAGGAGCCACAGAAGAGACAGAAAGTTGACGAGGCGCCGTGCGAGGATCTGCTGGTGGCCATGGCTCTGTCCCGATCTGAGATGGAGCAGTGTCCGGCTGTGCCAGCGCTCAAACTAGAAAGTGCTTTCTCCGCGAGGATACGGCCAGGAGCAG AGAAGAAAAGTCGCAAGAAGAAAACCCTGGTTTCGCCCCCGAGGTTGTTGGTCCAGGACTCGGAGACCACAGGCAGGCAGATACAGGAGCGAGTGGCCCTGCTGCTTTCCGAGGAAGCAGAATTGTCCAGCACGCCACGGCTTCCCCCCAGCAGGGTTTTAAAGGAAGAGTTGGAAAAGGCCAGCTGGTGTCTGCCACCACCTGAGGGGAAGCAGAACTTTCTGTGGGAGGGCAGCGCCCTGACCGGATCCTGGGCCATGGAGTCCTTCTACACGGCCAGCTTGGTCCCGCCCCTCGTGCCCCAGCAGCCTGCCTCG GGCCTCACGCAGAAGCCCGTGGTGCCACTGGTGCCCCCTGAGCAGTCAGAGCCGGGCGTGGGAAGACCACCTGCTCTCCACAGCACCCCCTCTGTGGGCTGCAGCCCTGGAGACCCATCACCATCGGCCAGCCAGAGGGAGCACCAGGCCCTGCAGGACCTGGTGGACCTGGCAAGGGAGGGGCTGAGCGCCAGCCCGTTGCCTGGCAGTGGGCACCTGGCTGTCTTGGGAGGGACCACAG GGTTGGACTTGGTGCCCAGTGACCTTCCACTGACCGGGTTTGTCCTGCCACCCGAGGAGAAGCACCTAGAGAGGGAAGAGAGCCACGCTTCG CTCTCCCTCGGGTTGCTGGTTGCTGACTTTGGCGCCATGGTCAACAACCCACACCTGAGTGATGTCCAGTTCCAGATGGACAGCGGGGAGGTGCTTCACGCTCACAAGTTTGTGCTCTATGCCCGATGTCCGCTTCTCAGCCAGTAT GTGAACAATGAAGGTTTCTCTGCTGTAGAAGAAGGGGTTCTGACCCAGCGTGTCCTGCTGAGTGACATGAGCACAGAGGCCGCCCTTGCGTTCCTGCACTATCTCTACACTGCGGACACTGGCCTTCCTCCCCACCTGGCCCCTGAGCTGAGCTCCCTGGCCCTCAG GTTTGGCATGAGTGAGCTTGCTCTCCTGTGCGAGCAAGTGCCCCTCAGGACGGATTCAGAGGGCGCAcagtgggaggagaaggaagaaaagaattgtgAAAGCAGAGCAGAGAACTTCCAAGAACTCTTGAGGTCAGTGTGGGTagatgaagaggaggaagcagagactTTGTTGAAATCCAAGGGCCACAAAGACGACAGAGAAAAGGTGAATGAGgcagaaatggaagaaatttaTGAATTTGCAGCTACTCAGCGAAAGCTGCTCCAGGGGGCAAGAATACCAGACGTTGACGAGGACACTGACCACCACGAGGACAGTCCAGTCTCTGGGCATATCCTAGCACGTGTCCAGGTCAATGAACGGTTGGAAAAAGCAGAGAACATGGAGTCCTCTGAGCCAGGAAGAGAGGAGGCCCCAACCAACTGGGAAAACGTGCGGCCACTCCAGAGGCAGCCTTCAGACAGGGAGGGGGGCACAGAGACCCACGAGCAAGATGCACCCATGGAGGCCGGGGGTCACTCCGGCTCCTACAGCCCTCCTGGGGGCTGTCCCCTTCCGCACGTGGAGGATGCCCACGATGACGAGCAGCTCTTTGCGTCAACTCCAGGAGAATTCTCTGAGCTGTCCCGGATAACAAGCGATCCTGAGGAACAGGGTGGCGCCGtcagggagaggggcagggagatCCCTGCTCCCCAGCAGGTGCCCCCGGCTCACCCGTGCTGCTTCCTGTCCCAGCCGCCCCGGGGCGGGAGTTCCAGCCGGTCCCATCTTCACCTTCATCACACAAGCGGGTGGTCCCCATCAACACCCCAATCGCACAGTGGTGTCTCCCATGTGGCCTCCCCCAAGTCACCGTCTCCAGCTGTGCTATCAAAGCAGAAAAGGGACAGCAGTGTCCTTACGCTATTTAAAGAGCCAGGCCACCAGAAAGGCAAAGAATGTAGTTCCATGCTGGAACGCAAAAATAAGGGGGTCCTGATATCCCCAGAAAAATCTCTGTCCATTGACCTAACCCAAACGAAACCTGACCGTTTGAGTCCCAGATCTCAGAATTCTGCATCCAACGTGAGCAAAGAAGATGACATTATCCTTTTGTTGGATTCAGATGAAGAGATGGAGCTAGAACAAACCAAAATAAAGTCAGTTTCTAGTGATccccaagaagaaaagaaagttctaGACATCAGCCCCAAGTCCTCTGAGCTGTTTTCTGTCATTGATGTTGATGCTGATCAGGAACGTTCCCAAAGCCCGCCAGGAAGAGAAGCCGAGCCGCAGCAGGAGGCGGCAAAGCGGGGCCCCATGAGCATCAGAGGGACCCCCTGGCTGTTCGGTGACCGAGAGAGCAGCCCCGACGAGGACAGCACCACGGACTCCTCTTGGCTGGTGCCTGCCACCCCACTGGCCAGCAGAAGCCGTGACCGTTCATCCCAGACCCAGATCACCAGCCTCAGGGCCAGGACGTCAGGGGACGAGGCGACTCTGCACGTGCCTGCGGCCTCGTTAGGAaatagggaagggaaggaggcggCACAGGCGCTGTCAGTGATCGTGCCCCAGACACTGTCCTCATGCCGCGTCCCCAGCACTCCAGGAACGTCTCACAGCAGAAGGCAGGTCCACAGAAGCCCCTCCCGTGCCCACCCCGGGCACTGCAAGCTCTCCTCTCCGCTGGCCGCCCGGCCCACCTCAGGAGGCCACGTGCGTCTCTCCGGGCAGTTCCCGAGACGCTCGCCAGGGCCGAGCCTGCTGAGGACGGCCACCGTGAGCGAAGTGGTGGAGGTTAAGGACAGTGAGGATGAGCAGGAGGTGGCCTCCCACCAGGCTCACAGCAGCCCCCTGCTGGACAGCGACCCCCCAGTTCCTCTTGATGACTGCTGCTGGCAAGTTGAGCCCCTCTCACCGATTCCAATCGACCGCTTGAACCTCGAGCAGACTGGCCCCCTGAGCACCAGCAGTCCCAACAGCAGGGTGAGGGAGGCCCTGGACGGCAGTGACGGCCACTCCCCGGGGCTCCTGGGTTCCACCCCTATCCGAGGAAGCTGTGCTGCCCAAAGAAAACCTCCGGAGAAATCCTCATGGGCCGGCTCCCCAGGCAGCAGCAGGCTGAGCTTTTTGAATTCAGCTCTGTGGGACGACTGGGATGAGGAAGAGCAGAAGTCTCCAGAGGCTCTTCCTGTGTCCGAGCCACTGAGCCCTGGTCCAGCCCAGAGGCCTGAAGAGTCAGAGACACCCA GTGCTAATCAGAAGAAGAACTTGCCCCCAAAAGTGCCCATAACTCCCATGCCCAGGTATTCCATCATGGAGACCCCGGTGCTGAAGAAAGAACTGGACAG GTTTGGAGTCCGCCCTCTGCCCAAACGCCAGATGGTTCTGAAACTGAAGGAGATATTCCAGTATACTCACCAGACCCTGGAGTCCGACTCTGATGATGAGATCCCGTCCTCACAGGTGCCACGACGAGAGGCGCCTCCCAGCCAGACCCACACCCCTGACACCCACAAGCCTTCAAGGACAGGAGCCCAAGCCCAGCAGGAGGCCACTGTGGGACCCGTGCCGCAAAGGTCCAAGGGACCTGCTAAGACCAAGGGCCCCCGACGGCGAAAGCAGCAGCCCAGTGGGAGCGTCCCACCCCTGAGCACGTCACCAGCCAAGGAGGCTCCTCCAGGCCCTGGTGGCAACACCcagctcccagcctcccaggaATCTGTGGCCACCTCTGTGGACGGCAGTGACAGCTCCTTCAGCTCCCAAAG TTCTTCCTCCTGTGAGTTTGGTGCGGCCTTCGAGTGTGCAGGTGAAGACGAGGAGGGCGAGGAGGGAGTGAGCGCGTCGCAGGCGGCCAGCCGGGCAGCAGACACGGAGGAGGCAGTGAGACGCTACATCCGCTCCCAGCCGGCCCTGTACCGGAAGGTGCTGCTGTACCAGCCCTTCGAGCTGGGGGAGCTGCAGGCAGAGCTGAAGCAGAACGGCATCCGCGTGGCCACGGGCAAGCTGCTGGACTTCCTGGACGCGCACTGCATCACCTTCACCACTGCCGCAGCCCGCAAGGAGAAGCTCCAGGGGAAGAGGCGGCATCCCGTGGGCAGGAAGAAAGGGCAGCGGAATTGA
- the SLX4 gene encoding structure-specific endonuclease subunit SLX4 isoform X1, with protein MMDESDEDFKELCSSFFQRVKKNGTKDVLGERKAKKASNSTQIRGKLKRTKQAATKSKNLQGPAEKKPRSGSQAPRTKKQGTIKLQASETAVTVNGEGGVLAPAPNQPVLWERAQTTQTESTSNSNSQPPPSCLTTASPSPSKPRTAELVLQRMQQFKRADPERLKHVLEECSFELASEENVPKGPQEETVSGNGHGSGLPATESDAAVALALQQEFARGGAAAHDDSLEEKGLFFCQICQKDLSAMNVARREQHVNRCLDEAEKAPRPSMPQIPECPICGKPFLTLKSRISHLKQCAVKMEVGPQLLLQAVRLQTARPEGGGSPPASSSSSHVGGVKRKGATNKKEPQKRQKVDEAPCEDLLVAMALSRSEMEQCPAVPALKLESAFSARIRPGAEKKSRKKKTLVSPPRLLVQDSETTGRQIQERVALLLSEEAELSSTPRLPPSRVLKEELEKASWCLPPPEGKQNFLWEGSALTGSWAMESFYTASLVPPLVPQQPASGLTQKPVVPLVPPEQSEPGVGRPPALHSTPSVGCSPGDPSPSASQREHQALQDLVDLAREGLSASPLPGSGHLAVLGGTTGLDLVPSDLPLTGFVLPPEEKHLEREESHASLSLGLLVADFGAMVNNPHLSDVQFQMDSGEVLHAHKFVLYARCPLLSQYVNNEGFSAVEEGVLTQRVLLSDMSTEAALAFLHYLYTADTGLPPHLAPELSSLALRFGMSELALLCEQVPLRTDSEGAQWEEKEEKNCESRAENFQELLRSVWVDEEEEAETLLKSKGHKDDREKVNEAEMEEIYEFAATQRKLLQGARIPDVDEDTDHHEDSPVSGHILARVQVNERLEKAENMESSEPGREEAPTNWENVRPLQRQPSDREGGTETHEQDAPMEAGGHSGSYSPPGGCPLPHVEDAHDDEQLFASTPGEFSELSRITSDPEEQGGAVRERGREIPAPQQVPPAHPCCFLSQPPRGGSSSRSHLHLHHTSGWSPSTPQSHSGVSHVASPKSPSPAVLSKQKRDSSVLTLFKEPGHQKGKECSSMLERKNKGVLISPEKSLSIDLTQTKPDRLSPRSQNSASNVSKEDDIILLLDSDEEMELEQTKIKSVSSDPQEEKKVLDISPKSSELFSVIDVDADQERSQSPPGREAEPQQEAAKRGPMSIRGTPWLFGDRESSPDEDSTTDSSWLVPATPLASRSRDRSSQTQITSLRARTSGDEATLHVPAASLGNREGKEAAQALSVIVPQTLSSCRVPSTPGTSHSRRQVHRSPSRAHPGHCKLSSPLAARPTSGGHVRLSGQFPRRSPGPSLLRTATVSEVVEVKDSEDEQEVASHQAHSSPLLDSDPPVPLDDCCWQVEPLSPIPIDRLNLEQTGPLSTSSPNSRVREALDGSDGHSPGLLGSTPIRGSCAAQRKPPEKSSWAGSPGSSRLSFLNSALWDDWDEEEQKSPEALPVSEPLSPGPAQRPEESETPKGANQKKNLPPKVPITPMPRYSIMETPVLKKELDRFGVRPLPKRQMVLKLKEIFQYTHQTLESDSDDEIPSSQVPRREAPPSQTHTPDTHKPSRTGAQAQQEATVGPVPQRSKGPAKTKGPRRRKQQPSGSVPPLSTSPAKEAPPGPGGNTQLPASQESVATSVDGSDSSFSSQSSSSCEFGAAFECAGEDEEGEEGVSASQAASRAADTEEAVRRYIRSQPALYRKVLLYQPFELGELQAELKQNGIRVATGKLLDFLDAHCITFTTAAARKEKLQGKRRHPVGRKKGQRN; from the exons ATGATGGATGAGTCCGATGAGGATTTTAAAGAACTTTGCTCCAGCTTTTTCCAAAGGGTGAAAAAAAATGGAACCAAGGATGTGTTAGGAGAAAGGAAGGCAAAAAAAGCCTCAAACAGCACTCAGATAAGAGGCAAATTGAAAAGGACCAAACAAGCTGCTACCAAGAGCAAAAACCTTCAGGGCCCTGCAGAGAAGAAACCTCGGTCTGGCAGCCAGGCCCCTAGGACTAAAAAGCAAGGGACAATCAAGTTGCAAGCAAGTGAAACGGCTGTCACTGTGAATGGGGAGGGAGGTGTGCTTGCCCCTGCTCCAAATCAGCCTGTGCTCTGGGAAAGAGCACAGACCACTCAGACAG AGAGTACTTCCAACAGCAACTCTCAGCCACCTCCTTCCTGTTTGACGACAGCGTCACCAAGTCCCTCCAAACCCCGCACGGCAGAGCTGGTCCTACAGCGAATGCAGCAGTTCAAGAGAGCAGACCCCGAGCGTTTGAAACATGTTTTGGAAGAGTGCTCCTTTGAATTGGCATCAGAAGAAAATGTCCCAAAGGGCCCTCAAGAGGAGACAGTGTCAGGGAACG GACACGGGTCTGGGCTCCCTGCCACAGAGAGCGATGCTGCTGTGGCCTTGGCGCTGCAGCAGGAGTTTGCACGGGGAGGAGCGGCTGCGCACGACGACAGCCTGGAGGAAAAGGGGTTGTTCTTCTGCCAGATCTGTCAAAAGGACCTCTCAGCCATGAACGTGGCACGGAGGGAGCAGCACGTGAACAG GTGCTTGGATGAAGCTGAAAAGGCACCGAGACCATCCATGCCTCAGATCCCCGAATGCCCGATTTGTGGCAAACCGTTTCTCACCTTAAAGAGCAGAATCAGTCACTTGAAACAGTGTGCAGTGAAGATGGAGGTCGGCCCCCAACTCCTGCTGCAGGCCGTGCGGCTGCAGACAGCTCGGCCCGAGGGGGGCGGCAGCCCACCAGCATCTAG CTCCAGCAGTCACGTTGGGGGTGTGAAACGGAAAGGAGCCACCAACAAGAAGGAGCCACAGAAGAGACAGAAAGTTGACGAGGCGCCGTGCGAGGATCTGCTGGTGGCCATGGCTCTGTCCCGATCTGAGATGGAGCAGTGTCCGGCTGTGCCAGCGCTCAAACTAGAAAGTGCTTTCTCCGCGAGGATACGGCCAGGAGCAG AGAAGAAAAGTCGCAAGAAGAAAACCCTGGTTTCGCCCCCGAGGTTGTTGGTCCAGGACTCGGAGACCACAGGCAGGCAGATACAGGAGCGAGTGGCCCTGCTGCTTTCCGAGGAAGCAGAATTGTCCAGCACGCCACGGCTTCCCCCCAGCAGGGTTTTAAAGGAAGAGTTGGAAAAGGCCAGCTGGTGTCTGCCACCACCTGAGGGGAAGCAGAACTTTCTGTGGGAGGGCAGCGCCCTGACCGGATCCTGGGCCATGGAGTCCTTCTACACGGCCAGCTTGGTCCCGCCCCTCGTGCCCCAGCAGCCTGCCTCG GGCCTCACGCAGAAGCCCGTGGTGCCACTGGTGCCCCCTGAGCAGTCAGAGCCGGGCGTGGGAAGACCACCTGCTCTCCACAGCACCCCCTCTGTGGGCTGCAGCCCTGGAGACCCATCACCATCGGCCAGCCAGAGGGAGCACCAGGCCCTGCAGGACCTGGTGGACCTGGCAAGGGAGGGGCTGAGCGCCAGCCCGTTGCCTGGCAGTGGGCACCTGGCTGTCTTGGGAGGGACCACAG GGTTGGACTTGGTGCCCAGTGACCTTCCACTGACCGGGTTTGTCCTGCCACCCGAGGAGAAGCACCTAGAGAGGGAAGAGAGCCACGCTTCG CTCTCCCTCGGGTTGCTGGTTGCTGACTTTGGCGCCATGGTCAACAACCCACACCTGAGTGATGTCCAGTTCCAGATGGACAGCGGGGAGGTGCTTCACGCTCACAAGTTTGTGCTCTATGCCCGATGTCCGCTTCTCAGCCAGTAT GTGAACAATGAAGGTTTCTCTGCTGTAGAAGAAGGGGTTCTGACCCAGCGTGTCCTGCTGAGTGACATGAGCACAGAGGCCGCCCTTGCGTTCCTGCACTATCTCTACACTGCGGACACTGGCCTTCCTCCCCACCTGGCCCCTGAGCTGAGCTCCCTGGCCCTCAG GTTTGGCATGAGTGAGCTTGCTCTCCTGTGCGAGCAAGTGCCCCTCAGGACGGATTCAGAGGGCGCAcagtgggaggagaaggaagaaaagaattgtgAAAGCAGAGCAGAGAACTTCCAAGAACTCTTGAGGTCAGTGTGGGTagatgaagaggaggaagcagagactTTGTTGAAATCCAAGGGCCACAAAGACGACAGAGAAAAGGTGAATGAGgcagaaatggaagaaatttaTGAATTTGCAGCTACTCAGCGAAAGCTGCTCCAGGGGGCAAGAATACCAGACGTTGACGAGGACACTGACCACCACGAGGACAGTCCAGTCTCTGGGCATATCCTAGCACGTGTCCAGGTCAATGAACGGTTGGAAAAAGCAGAGAACATGGAGTCCTCTGAGCCAGGAAGAGAGGAGGCCCCAACCAACTGGGAAAACGTGCGGCCACTCCAGAGGCAGCCTTCAGACAGGGAGGGGGGCACAGAGACCCACGAGCAAGATGCACCCATGGAGGCCGGGGGTCACTCCGGCTCCTACAGCCCTCCTGGGGGCTGTCCCCTTCCGCACGTGGAGGATGCCCACGATGACGAGCAGCTCTTTGCGTCAACTCCAGGAGAATTCTCTGAGCTGTCCCGGATAACAAGCGATCCTGAGGAACAGGGTGGCGCCGtcagggagaggggcagggagatCCCTGCTCCCCAGCAGGTGCCCCCGGCTCACCCGTGCTGCTTCCTGTCCCAGCCGCCCCGGGGCGGGAGTTCCAGCCGGTCCCATCTTCACCTTCATCACACAAGCGGGTGGTCCCCATCAACACCCCAATCGCACAGTGGTGTCTCCCATGTGGCCTCCCCCAAGTCACCGTCTCCAGCTGTGCTATCAAAGCAGAAAAGGGACAGCAGTGTCCTTACGCTATTTAAAGAGCCAGGCCACCAGAAAGGCAAAGAATGTAGTTCCATGCTGGAACGCAAAAATAAGGGGGTCCTGATATCCCCAGAAAAATCTCTGTCCATTGACCTAACCCAAACGAAACCTGACCGTTTGAGTCCCAGATCTCAGAATTCTGCATCCAACGTGAGCAAAGAAGATGACATTATCCTTTTGTTGGATTCAGATGAAGAGATGGAGCTAGAACAAACCAAAATAAAGTCAGTTTCTAGTGATccccaagaagaaaagaaagttctaGACATCAGCCCCAAGTCCTCTGAGCTGTTTTCTGTCATTGATGTTGATGCTGATCAGGAACGTTCCCAAAGCCCGCCAGGAAGAGAAGCCGAGCCGCAGCAGGAGGCGGCAAAGCGGGGCCCCATGAGCATCAGAGGGACCCCCTGGCTGTTCGGTGACCGAGAGAGCAGCCCCGACGAGGACAGCACCACGGACTCCTCTTGGCTGGTGCCTGCCACCCCACTGGCCAGCAGAAGCCGTGACCGTTCATCCCAGACCCAGATCACCAGCCTCAGGGCCAGGACGTCAGGGGACGAGGCGACTCTGCACGTGCCTGCGGCCTCGTTAGGAaatagggaagggaaggaggcggCACAGGCGCTGTCAGTGATCGTGCCCCAGACACTGTCCTCATGCCGCGTCCCCAGCACTCCAGGAACGTCTCACAGCAGAAGGCAGGTCCACAGAAGCCCCTCCCGTGCCCACCCCGGGCACTGCAAGCTCTCCTCTCCGCTGGCCGCCCGGCCCACCTCAGGAGGCCACGTGCGTCTCTCCGGGCAGTTCCCGAGACGCTCGCCAGGGCCGAGCCTGCTGAGGACGGCCACCGTGAGCGAAGTGGTGGAGGTTAAGGACAGTGAGGATGAGCAGGAGGTGGCCTCCCACCAGGCTCACAGCAGCCCCCTGCTGGACAGCGACCCCCCAGTTCCTCTTGATGACTGCTGCTGGCAAGTTGAGCCCCTCTCACCGATTCCAATCGACCGCTTGAACCTCGAGCAGACTGGCCCCCTGAGCACCAGCAGTCCCAACAGCAGGGTGAGGGAGGCCCTGGACGGCAGTGACGGCCACTCCCCGGGGCTCCTGGGTTCCACCCCTATCCGAGGAAGCTGTGCTGCCCAAAGAAAACCTCCGGAGAAATCCTCATGGGCCGGCTCCCCAGGCAGCAGCAGGCTGAGCTTTTTGAATTCAGCTCTGTGGGACGACTGGGATGAGGAAGAGCAGAAGTCTCCAGAGGCTCTTCCTGTGTCCGAGCCACTGAGCCCTGGTCCAGCCCAGAGGCCTGAAGAGTCAGAGACACCCA AAGGTGCTAATCAGAAGAAGAACTTGCCCCCAAAAGTGCCCATAACTCCCATGCCCAGGTATTCCATCATGGAGACCCCGGTGCTGAAGAAAGAACTGGACAG GTTTGGAGTCCGCCCTCTGCCCAAACGCCAGATGGTTCTGAAACTGAAGGAGATATTCCAGTATACTCACCAGACCCTGGAGTCCGACTCTGATGATGAGATCCCGTCCTCACAGGTGCCACGACGAGAGGCGCCTCCCAGCCAGACCCACACCCCTGACACCCACAAGCCTTCAAGGACAGGAGCCCAAGCCCAGCAGGAGGCCACTGTGGGACCCGTGCCGCAAAGGTCCAAGGGACCTGCTAAGACCAAGGGCCCCCGACGGCGAAAGCAGCAGCCCAGTGGGAGCGTCCCACCCCTGAGCACGTCACCAGCCAAGGAGGCTCCTCCAGGCCCTGGTGGCAACACCcagctcccagcctcccaggaATCTGTGGCCACCTCTGTGGACGGCAGTGACAGCTCCTTCAGCTCCCAAAG TTCTTCCTCCTGTGAGTTTGGTGCGGCCTTCGAGTGTGCAGGTGAAGACGAGGAGGGCGAGGAGGGAGTGAGCGCGTCGCAGGCGGCCAGCCGGGCAGCAGACACGGAGGAGGCAGTGAGACGCTACATCCGCTCCCAGCCGGCCCTGTACCGGAAGGTGCTGCTGTACCAGCCCTTCGAGCTGGGGGAGCTGCAGGCAGAGCTGAAGCAGAACGGCATCCGCGTGGCCACGGGCAAGCTGCTGGACTTCCTGGACGCGCACTGCATCACCTTCACCACTGCCGCAGCCCGCAAGGAGAAGCTCCAGGGGAAGAGGCGGCATCCCGTGGGCAGGAAGAAAGGGCAGCGGAATTGA